The Canis lupus baileyi chromosome 29, mCanLup2.hap1, whole genome shotgun sequence genomic interval TGAATCGCTTCAGACCCTGCTCTTCTGGCCCCGACTGTACCCCCAGCCTGGACCTCATGCCGCTCCCTCTTGGTGACTTAGGTCCCACCTGACTGCAGAGGTATCTGCCCTGCCCCGTGGCCCCCTGCCTTCCCCTGGCATCATTCCCCATCCCCCTGTCCAGAGCCAGGGCTCGGTGAGGCTCCGATGTTCCTGAGGAGGAATCTCATGTCTGGGGCAGGTCATCAAGGGGTGTGAAGGGATGGGGGGGGGAGTCAGGCAGAGGAAGTGCGACAGGACACTTAGGGGTgcaggggagagaagcaggggcGATAGAGACACTCTCTGGCCTGAtgggacatggtgacacttgaaGGCCCCCTGGAGACATTGGATATCATCTCTGAGGGCTCCAGCAGGGACATGGCAAGGTCAGACCATCACTGTGGGAGGACAGTGTGCCATGTTGAGGTGTGAGAGGGTTTTCCTTAGTGTAGTGGTGggaggatggagagaagtggtggaggatggagggaggaggtggaggatggAGGTACGAGGTGGAGgatgtggggaggaggcagaggatggagggaggtggtggaggatgagggaggaggtggaagatggaaggaggaggtggaggatgaGGGTGGAGGTGGAGAATAGAGGGAGTAGGTGGAGGATGAGGCAGGaggtggaggatggagggaggaggtggatgttggagagaggaggcagagggtgtgggaggagatggaggatgagggaggaggtggaggatgagggaggaggtggaggatggaggcaggaggtagaggatgagggagaaggtggaggatggagggaggaggtggaggatggagggaggaggtggaggatggagggaggaggaggaggaagagggagtagGTGGAGGATGGAGGCAGTAGGTGGAGGatgaggcaggaggtgggggatggaggcaggaggtgggggatggaggcaggaggtgggggatggAGCACTCCTGCCCCTTCCTGAGAGGAGCTTGGTGGCTGTGCTGCCCAAGCAGACCGGACGCTGGCCGTCGTTCATGGGGGGGGTACCCCGAGGGGCCCCGGCGCGGACCGCGGACCGTGAGCTGCGCCCTGTCTTGCAGCCGCAGAGCCGGGAGCCAAGGCCAGTCTGCGCCATGAGCAACAGGACGCTGCTGACGGAGTTCATCCTGCAGGGCTTCTCCGACGCGCCGCGGCTGCGCGGCCCCTTCTTCgcgctcttcctctgcctcttcgcGGCGGCGCTGGGCGGGAATCTCCTCATCGTGGCGGCCATCGCCTCCAGCCCGCGGCTCCACAcgcccatgtacttcttcctggtCAACCTGTCTGTGCTGGACGTCACCTGCGCGTGCACCGTGGTGCCCAAGCTGCTGGACATCCTGCTGGCAGAGAGGAGGAGCATCTCCTACGGGGGCTGCATGGCCCAGATGTACTTCCTGTCGTGGTCGGTGGCGGGGGAGGTGCTGCTCTTCACGGCCATGGCCTACGACCGCTACGTGGCCATCTGCCGGCCGCTGCGCTACGGCTCCCTCATGAGCCCCAGGGTGTGCGCGGCGCTGGCCGGCGCCGTGTGGGGCATCAGCGTGCTGGGCGCCGGGGTCAACACCTGCCTGATGACGCGGCTCAGCTTCTGCGGGCCCAACGTGATCGATCACTTCTTCTGCGAGATCCCCCCCGTGCTGGtgctctcctgctcctccacGCTCGTGAACGACATCATGGCCGTGATGGCCGACATCTTCTTCGCCATGCTGAACTTCCTGCTCACCGTGGTGTCCTACGGCTTCATCATCTCCACCATCCTGAAGATCCGCACAGCCgaggggaagcagcgagccttctccacctgctcctcccacctcacCGCCGTCACCTTGTACTACTCCACCATCATCTACACCTACCTGAGCCCTGGCTCCAGCTACTCCCCAGGGATGGGCAAGGTCATGGCCGTACTGTACTCCACTGTGAGCCCCACCCTGAACCCTCTCATCTACTCCCTCAAGAACAAGGAGGTCAAGGCAGCCCTCAGGAAAGTCTTGACGCTCGTGGTCAAAAGCCTGTAAACGGGCGGGCTCTCGGACCAGCGACCCCGAGACATGCACCCCACCCGCTATAAACACCCTCTCTCTGCGCGAGTTGACTCGGACCCCCTCGAGACGGCTTTGCCGGGAAAACACTCCCCTGTGAGTTGCCTACGGCACCTCGGGGAGCGGTGGCTTCGGCCGCCTGTTACTGACGGGCTGCAGCTCCCGGAATTTGACCCATGTTAGTCTACATGGGGCGCGCGGCTCCTTCGCAGATCCCTGGGCTGCACCCCGACTCGGAGTCCCGCCCGCGTCTTATTGACCATCATGACTCGGGAGCTGACTCAGCCCCGTCACCCATGCCCCCGGGAGGCTCCCCAAGGTTCTGCTCAGGCCACCGGATCTTGGCCTCAAATTGCAGAGGACGCAACTCCTACGACGGCTGATTTCGTTGTGTCGACCCGACTGGGTTCTGGGACACGGGACAGCTGCCCAGACATCACCTTGGGCTGTGTCTGTGAGCGTGTCTCTGAGAGACATGAGCCTCTGAATGGGCGTGAAGATCACAGACCATCCTGACGCACGGGGGGGACATCATCAGGACCCTGGAGGCCAGGACGGgacaaaaaagagaaggaaggtgtACATGCTTCTTCGGCTTCCAGACTCAGAATCATGCTTGCAAACAGCCCCTGATTTGCAGGCCTCTGGATGTGGCCGAATCACGCCATCAGCTGCTCCAGGTCTGCAGGTGGCAGACGGTGGCCATTGGGGCTTCTCGTCTTCCACGAATACTCGAGTCAATCCCAATAATAAACCTCCCAATGTagacgagctaggggtggtggaaggggaggtgggcggggggtgggggtgacaggcactgaggggggcacttgatgggatgagcactgggtgttatgctatatgttggcaaatcgaacaccaataaaaaataaatttattaaaaaaaaataaatacacctcCCAATGTACCTCAGTGTGTATATGCACGCACTCACCGTAAGGTCGGTCGGCACACAGGCAGGCAATCACACGTGTATTGTCTATACGCGTGCTACAGGGGTGTGCGTGttgtatacgtgtgtgtgcatgttatgtaacgtgtgtgcgcgtgtgtataGATGTGAATGCAAATCCTCACGAGTCCAAGAGCGTGTGAGTACCTCCTGCTGGTTCTGTTTCTCCGGAGAACCCGCCAAGCCCCCTCCCTTCCCGTGCATGATTCCCCGGATTCCCTGGAGACCACTCAGGGCTCATCTCCCAACTCTGCAGGTGCTCGGTGCTATTTCCGAACTGTCACTGATTTTGCCCCGTAAAGCCGTGAAGTTCCCTCATTTCCCACATCTCCTCAGCGGCTTGGACAGGTGACCGGAGAAAGTGATTGCAACCAACCTTGAATTATTTCCCCCACTTCTCCTCTGTAAGAGCAGATACCTAGGTCTCATCCCTGCAAAATGTTCCAGGAAGAGTGAAAACAGTTCCACGGGTGGTTGGTCCTCCCCGGATCTGCGCTCCCCACTTACACACACCCCGTTTCGACCTCCAGAGGAATCCCtgttaatttcttcttttgcattCTTCCAGAAAATTTTTGTTGAGCGTCGCTAAACAAATACTGGATAGCTGTCTGTCACGCCATTTGTagatttctgtaattttttactgtacaaagtaattttatttagtCAGGTATTTATTAATGGAGgtttgaattatttcatttttctgttattaaaatactacacttggggatccctgggtggctcagcggtttagcacctgtcttaggcccagggcatgatcctggagtcctgggatcgagtcccacatcgggctccctgcatggagcctgcttctccctcctcctgtgtctctgcctctctctctctctctctctctctatgtctatcacgaataaatgaataaatctttaaaaaaaatactacactGGATCTTTTTACAAGTACGTGAGCACTGAGTATTTATGCAGAGCACAGTGTGGGGGAGGTGGAATTCATCACGGAGGGGATATTTATGGAAACTgtcaaattttgtttctttgttcaaaaaatgcaaataatgtaCAAATGTATTAATTTTCCCGTAGCTTCACCAAAATTTCCAACCCAAAggagaaattttatttcactgttGATGTAACTTGcacatccccctccccccaatgcTGGCAATACCAGGTCTCTCTTGGGACTCGGCTCGTCCTTCCTCAGCTAAGCCGTGTGCCGGCCACCCTCCCGGGGCGTGGACTGCAGGTGCTCAGGAGGGGACGCGGAGGGGCTCCGGGGCCCACGCAGGCCCCGCCAGCCCGAGCGAAGGCCGCCCGCTCCGCCCGAAGTGCCTACAAGGAGCCTCCCAGAGGCGAACAGATCGTGACCTGCTCGTTTCCGGCCAGAAACACGACAGAGACAGGAggcatttttctggaaaaaagtcAATAGCTTAATATTACAAATAGATATTATTAAT includes:
- the LOC140620504 gene encoding olfactory receptor 13A1-like isoform X1, with the translated sequence MSNRTLLTEFILQGFSDAPRLRGPFFALFLCLFAAALGGNLLIVAAIASSPRLHTPMYFFLVNLSVLDVTCACTVVPKLLDILLAERRSISYGGCMAQMYFLSWSVAGEVLLFTAMAYDRYVAICRPLRYGSLMSPRVCAALAGAVWGISVLGAGVNTCLMTRLSFCGPNVIDHFFCEIPPVLVLSCSSTLVNDIMAVMADIFFAMLNFLLTVVSYGFIISTILKIRTAEGKQRAFSTCSSHLTAVTLYYSTIIYTYLSPGSSYSPGMGKVMAVLYSTVSPTLNPLIYSLKNKEVKAALRKVLTLVVKSL
- the LOC140620504 gene encoding olfactory receptor 13A1-like isoform X2, translating into MYFFLVNLSVLDVTCACTVVPKLLDILLAERRSISYGGCMAQMYFLSWSVAGEVLLFTAMAYDRYVAICRPLRYGSLMSPRVCAALAGAVWGISVLGAGVNTCLMTRLSFCGPNVIDHFFCEIPPVLVLSCSSTLVNDIMAVMADIFFAMLNFLLTVVSYGFIISTILKIRTAEGKQRAFSTCSSHLTAVTLYYSTIIYTYLSPGSSYSPGMGKVMAVLYSTVSPTLNPLIYSLKNKEVKAALRKVLTLVVKSL